In Panacibacter ginsenosidivorans, the following proteins share a genomic window:
- the ligA gene encoding NAD-dependent DNA ligase LigA, which translates to MYTTEQTKELQTATHTFLKHAASVEDIDALRNVLRFHEYRYYVLNDPLLADVEYDKLYKQLEHIEKQHPELVAKDSPTQRVGSTLNAAFPTVQHLVPMLSLDNSYNAEDLYDFDRKARELTGLDIIEYCVEPKFDGASISLIYENDILVRGATRGDGVEGEDITTNIKQIKSIPLSAPFSKFGVQQVEIRGEIILTKDVFKKYNESLAEQGLPPLANPRNAASGSLRQKDPKNVAKRNLDAFLYHISYYTTRDGHVQSSDGIQNDNLPKHNKYLQTHGGSLDMLWECGFRAPKKEKLILNGIDEVIKHVHDFEEMRDTLPYEIDGMVVKVNDFALQDKMGMTTHHPRWAIAFKFKARQATTKLKAVEFQVGRTGAVTPVAKLEPVHIGGVTVSSISVHNEDYIKEKDLKIGDNVLIERAGDVIPQIVKSLPELRTGHEHNIHFPKKCPVCASELFKEEGEAVWRCINIDCPAQVVERIIHFVSKDAMDIKNFGEANVRKFYELGLLKDVPGIYKLDFAAISKLEGFGKKSIDNLQTAIEASKEQPLHRLVYGLGIRFVGETTAKTLANAVDDINDFTNKTEEDLQQLEDIGVKVAQSIYRFFHNEQNLKILDELRALGLQMKNQKKTSTGDSTLKEQTFLFTGTLTKLKRSDAEAMVEDHGGKIVSGVSSKLNYLVVGEDAGSKLEKAKKINTIRIISEDEFLSLINK; encoded by the coding sequence ATGTACACCACTGAACAAACGAAAGAATTACAAACCGCTACCCATACATTTTTAAAACATGCTGCCTCAGTTGAAGATATTGATGCGCTTAGAAATGTATTACGCTTCCATGAATATCGCTATTACGTTCTTAATGATCCGCTTCTTGCAGATGTGGAGTACGACAAGTTATATAAACAGCTTGAACACATAGAAAAGCAACATCCTGAACTGGTAGCCAAAGACTCTCCTACGCAAAGAGTAGGCAGCACATTAAATGCAGCATTCCCTACTGTTCAGCATTTGGTGCCCATGCTTAGTCTCGATAATAGTTACAACGCAGAAGACCTTTACGATTTTGACCGCAAAGCAAGAGAACTTACGGGACTTGATATAATTGAATATTGTGTGGAACCAAAGTTCGATGGTGCAAGCATTTCACTCATTTATGAGAATGATATACTTGTGCGGGGTGCCACACGTGGTGATGGTGTGGAAGGTGAAGATATTACCACCAACATCAAACAAATAAAATCAATTCCTTTATCTGCACCATTTTCAAAATTCGGTGTGCAACAGGTTGAAATACGTGGCGAGATCATTCTTACAAAAGATGTTTTTAAAAAGTATAATGAAAGCCTTGCAGAGCAAGGCCTGCCACCACTTGCTAATCCACGCAATGCAGCCAGTGGAAGCCTTAGACAAAAAGATCCCAAAAATGTAGCGAAAAGAAATCTTGATGCTTTTCTCTATCACATCAGTTATTATACAACAAGAGATGGTCATGTTCAATCGAGTGATGGAATACAAAATGATAATCTTCCAAAGCATAATAAATATTTGCAAACACATGGTGGCTCTTTAGATATGTTATGGGAATGCGGTTTTCGTGCTCCAAAAAAAGAAAAGCTTATCCTGAATGGCATTGATGAAGTAATAAAACATGTACACGATTTTGAAGAAATGCGCGACACACTTCCTTATGAAATAGACGGCATGGTAGTTAAAGTAAACGACTTTGCATTACAGGATAAAATGGGCATGACCACGCATCATCCACGCTGGGCAATTGCATTTAAATTCAAGGCAAGACAAGCCACAACAAAATTAAAAGCAGTAGAATTCCAGGTTGGCAGAACAGGTGCGGTAACGCCTGTTGCAAAACTTGAACCCGTTCACATTGGCGGTGTAACAGTTTCCAGTATTTCTGTACACAATGAAGATTATATAAAAGAAAAAGACCTCAAAATTGGCGATAATGTATTGATCGAAAGAGCAGGTGATGTTATACCGCAAATTGTAAAATCACTACCGGAATTAAGAACCGGTCATGAACACAATATTCATTTTCCAAAAAAATGTCCTGTTTGTGCAAGTGAATTATTTAAAGAAGAGGGTGAAGCTGTCTGGCGTTGCATAAACATTGATTGCCCTGCACAGGTTGTGGAACGCATCATACATTTCGTAAGCAAAGATGCAATGGACATTAAGAATTTTGGAGAAGCCAACGTGCGTAAATTTTACGAACTCGGATTGCTTAAAGATGTGCCCGGCATTTATAAATTAGACTTTGCAGCAATAAGCAAACTGGAAGGCTTTGGAAAAAAATCAATTGATAATTTACAAACTGCTATAGAAGCTTCAAAAGAACAACCATTGCATCGTTTGGTGTATGGTCTGGGCATTCGTTTTGTTGGCGAAACTACTGCAAAAACATTGGCCAATGCTGTGGATGACATCAACGATTTTACAAATAAAACAGAAGAAGACTTGCAGCAACTGGAAGATATTGGCGTAAAGGTTGCACAAAGTATTTATCGTTTTTTTCATAATGAGCAGAACCTGAAAATACTTGATGAACTAAGAGCATTAGGTTTACAAATGAAGAACCAGAAGAAAACATCAACAGGTGATTCAACACTTAAAGAACAAACTTTTCTTTTCACCGGCACACTTACTAAACTTAAACGCAGCGATGCTGAAGCAATGGTAGAAGACCATGGCGGTAAAATTGTAAGCGGCGTTAGCAGTAAACTCAATTACCTTGTTGTGGGCGAAGATGCAGGTAGCAAATTAGAGAAAGCAAAAAAGATAAACACCATTCGCATTATTTCAGAAGATGAATTTTTAAGTCTCATCAATAAATGA
- a CDS encoding NUDIX hydrolase → MKKEPAVITELRKKEDGLINDARKLVESYPRVPITVDCVIFGFDENELKVLLIRSDLEMFHDKWSLLGDFADDNEMLDDAAYRVLKERTGMDDVYLAQVKTFSRPDRHPGGRVLTVAYCSLLNIEHHQLSRMDNELHWHSVKSIQDMAFDHKEIMDECYAWLQKRIQEHPLGFNLLPEKFSLRELQNLYEAILDIKMDRRNFRKKFFAMDFLIDTGEFEDDVPHRPGKLYQFDFNKYKHTKKKWSGIDF, encoded by the coding sequence ATGAAAAAAGAACCCGCTGTTATTACTGAACTACGCAAAAAGGAAGATGGACTTATAAACGATGCCAGGAAACTGGTAGAATCGTATCCGCGTGTACCTATAACTGTTGACTGCGTGATCTTTGGGTTTGATGAAAATGAACTGAAGGTATTGCTGATACGCAGTGACCTTGAAATGTTTCATGATAAATGGTCTTTACTTGGTGATTTTGCCGACGATAATGAAATGCTGGATGACGCAGCATACCGTGTATTGAAAGAGCGTACGGGTATGGATGATGTATACCTGGCACAGGTAAAAACATTCAGCCGGCCAGACCGCCATCCTGGTGGGCGTGTGCTTACGGTGGCTTATTGTTCACTGTTGAATATTGAACACCATCAACTTAGCAGGATGGATAATGAACTGCACTGGCATTCCGTGAAAAGCATACAGGATATGGCTTTTGACCATAAAGAGATCATGGATGAATGTTACGCCTGGCTGCAGAAACGTATACAGGAGCACCCGCTTGGCTTTAACCTGTTGCCCGAGAAATTCTCGCTTCGGGAACTTCAAAATCTTTATGAAGCCATTCTTGATATAAAGATGGACAGGAGAAATTTCAGGAAGAAATTTTTTGCTATGGACTTCTTAATTGATACCGGGGAATTTGAAGATGATGTGCCACACAGGCCTGGAAAGCTTTACCAGTTTGACTTTAACAAGTACAAGCATACCAAGAAAAAATGGAGCGGTATAGATTTTTAG
- a CDS encoding RagB/SusD family nutrient uptake outer membrane protein, which produces MKSLITKNMIIVCVAVITATSCAKKLDLLPQNDLTPATTYSTAEGYKSVLAKIYGGLASTGNTGPAGSSDIQGLDEGSQSPFIRGFFNCEELPTDEAVVAWNDQTIHDFHNLKWSSSDPFLRGMYARPIYNITIGNEYLRESTDEKLSARNITGADADDIRKSRGEVRFLRAFNYWVMLDLFGKSTFITEDDGIGTYLPKEISRTDLFNYIESELKAIDADLAPAKTIEYGRVDQAAAWALLARLYLNAEVYTGTAHYADALNYAQKVIDAGYQLQPEYDKLFMADNDKRKDEFIYAINCDGLYTQSYGNTTFFVHCASGDDHNEYGVSGGWYGYRGTSALANLFPDPTGVTDQRAMFTTSKYGTSASQIAIGDISDFNNGLHVNKYKNIRSDGLPTSDVQNNFADVDFPVFRLSEMYLIYAEAHLRGGGGDAETALDYLNKIRFRAYGQSYGPGDVGKLTSSDLTLQTILDERARELYWEGHRRTDLIRYGLLTTSTYLWPWKGGVASGTGVDSKYNIYPVPASNLTANPNLTQNTGY; this is translated from the coding sequence ATGAAAAGTTTAATAACGAAAAATATGATCATAGTATGTGTTGCAGTAATTACTGCCACATCCTGTGCAAAGAAGCTCGATCTTTTACCACAAAATGACCTTACACCAGCTACTACTTATTCAACTGCTGAAGGATACAAAAGTGTGCTGGCTAAAATTTATGGAGGATTGGCAAGTACTGGTAATACAGGTCCTGCAGGAAGTTCAGATATCCAGGGCCTTGATGAAGGGTCTCAATCACCTTTTATAAGAGGATTTTTTAATTGTGAGGAACTTCCAACAGATGAAGCTGTAGTAGCGTGGAACGACCAAACCATACATGATTTCCACAATCTGAAATGGAGTAGTTCTGACCCTTTCCTGCGTGGTATGTATGCTCGTCCTATCTATAATATTACGATAGGTAATGAATATTTGAGAGAATCAACTGATGAAAAATTATCCGCCCGCAATATAACAGGTGCTGATGCTGATGATATAAGAAAATCGAGAGGAGAAGTTCGATTTTTACGTGCCTTTAATTACTGGGTAATGCTTGATCTTTTTGGTAAGTCTACTTTTATTACTGAAGATGATGGCATCGGTACCTATCTGCCTAAAGAAATAAGCAGAACTGATTTATTTAATTATATAGAAAGTGAACTTAAAGCCATCGATGCAGATCTGGCTCCTGCGAAAACAATTGAGTATGGCAGGGTAGACCAGGCTGCTGCCTGGGCTTTGCTTGCAAGACTTTATTTGAATGCAGAAGTTTATACCGGAACAGCACATTACGCAGATGCATTAAACTATGCACAAAAAGTTATCGATGCCGGTTACCAGTTACAGCCGGAGTACGATAAATTATTTATGGCGGATAATGATAAAAGAAAAGATGAATTTATATATGCTATAAACTGCGATGGCCTTTATACACAGTCCTATGGCAACACTACTTTCTTTGTGCATTGCGCTTCTGGAGATGATCATAATGAATATGGAGTGAGTGGTGGCTGGTATGGGTACAGAGGTACATCTGCATTAGCTAATTTGTTTCCAGACCCAACGGGTGTTACTGATCAGCGCGCAATGTTCACCACTTCAAAATATGGAACCAGTGCCTCTCAAATAGCTATTGGAGATATCAGTGATTTTAATAACGGTCTTCATGTAAATAAGTATAAGAATATTCGTTCAGATGGTTTGCCAACATCAGATGTGCAGAACAATTTTGCCGATGTTGATTTCCCGGTATTCCGTTTATCTGAAATGTATTTGATCTATGCGGAAGCTCATTTACGTGGCGGGGGAGGCGATGCTGAAACTGCACTGGATTATCTAAATAAGATCAGGTTCAGAGCTTATGGTCAGAGTTACGGACCCGGCGATGTTGGTAAACTTACTTCTTCTGACTTAACATTACAAACCATATTGGATGAAAGAGCAAGAGAATTATATTGGGAAGGTCATCGTCGTACAGATCTGATACGCTACGGGTTGCTTACTACCAGCACCTATTTGTGGCCCTGGAAAGGTGGAGTAGCTTCTGGTACCGGCGTAGACAGTAAATATAATATTTACCCTGTTCCAGCGTCAAACCTTACAGCCAATCCAAATCTTACACAAAATACTGGCTATTAA
- a CDS encoding helicase HerA-like domain-containing protein: MPTQDQFSAAVKDGYSFKGEHVKIGCAMLDGNVVPGADVFIPLKMLNRHGLIAGATGTGKTKTLQLLTEFLSDASVPVVMMDIKGDLSGIAAAGTLNDKITERCKLLNVNYKPTAFPVELMTLSNEKGVRLRATVSEFGPILLSKILGLNDTQGGLVAMLFKYCDDNKLPLLDLKDFIKVLQFASNEGKDELTKLYGSISSTSTGTILRKVVELQQQGADIFFGEPSFEVDDLMRISDDGHGMINILRVTDMQSRPKLFSTFMLQLLAELYATCPEEGDMDKPKLIMFIDEAHLLFEEATDALLKNIETVIKLIRSKGIGIFFCTQNPQDVPASILSQLGLKVQHALRAFTATDRKTIKQAAENFPETEFYKTEDLLTQMGTGEAFVTVLNEKGIPTPLVHTMLCPPRSRMDILSDVEIDALISKSKLANKYNRTVDSESAYEILNEKLEEAAKKTQQQQEEQEQAKQQAKEQKSQPKEKSFFDSAAVKQVERTAASVITRSLLGALGLGGRSSSRKKSLW; encoded by the coding sequence ATGCCAACACAAGATCAATTCTCTGCTGCTGTAAAAGATGGGTATAGTTTTAAAGGCGAACATGTAAAGATCGGCTGTGCTATGCTGGATGGAAATGTGGTGCCAGGTGCAGATGTTTTTATTCCACTGAAAATGTTGAACAGACATGGCTTGATAGCGGGCGCAACAGGAACGGGTAAAACAAAAACATTGCAGTTGCTTACTGAATTTTTAAGTGATGCAAGTGTGCCTGTTGTAATGATGGATATAAAAGGTGACCTTAGTGGTATTGCTGCTGCAGGAACGTTGAATGATAAGATCACAGAACGTTGCAAACTTTTAAATGTAAATTATAAACCGACTGCATTTCCGGTAGAGTTGATGACACTAAGCAATGAAAAGGGTGTACGCTTAAGAGCAACCGTAAGTGAATTTGGTCCAATATTGTTAAGCAAAATTCTTGGCCTGAATGATACGCAGGGCGGGCTTGTTGCCATGCTTTTTAAATATTGTGATGATAATAAATTGCCACTGCTGGATCTGAAAGATTTTATAAAAGTGTTACAGTTTGCCAGCAACGAAGGTAAAGATGAACTGACAAAATTATATGGCAGTATTTCTTCTACATCAACCGGCACTATCCTGCGCAAAGTAGTAGAACTGCAGCAACAGGGCGCCGATATATTTTTTGGTGAGCCAAGTTTTGAAGTGGATGACCTGATGCGCATCAGTGATGATGGTCATGGTATGATAAATATTTTGCGTGTTACAGATATGCAGAGCAGGCCGAAATTATTTTCTACGTTTATGTTGCAGTTGCTTGCGGAGTTATATGCAACATGCCCGGAAGAAGGAGATATGGATAAACCAAAACTCATCATGTTTATTGATGAAGCACATTTATTATTTGAAGAAGCAACAGATGCATTGCTGAAGAATATTGAAACCGTAATAAAACTGATACGCTCAAAAGGCATTGGTATTTTCTTCTGCACGCAAAACCCGCAGGATGTTCCGGCTTCGATCCTTAGCCAGCTTGGATTAAAAGTGCAGCATGCATTGCGTGCATTTACAGCGACAGACAGGAAAACGATCAAGCAGGCCGCTGAAAATTTTCCCGAAACTGAATTTTATAAAACAGAAGACTTGCTTACGCAAATGGGAACCGGTGAAGCGTTTGTTACCGTGCTTAATGAAAAAGGAATTCCTACGCCACTGGTGCACACCATGCTTTGTCCGCCACGCAGCCGTATGGATATTTTAAGTGATGTAGAAATTGATGCACTTATCAGTAAAAGCAAACTGGCCAATAAATACAACCGCACAGTTGACAGTGAAAGTGCTTATGAAATTCTCAATGAAAAATTAGAAGAGGCCGCAAAGAAAACACAACAACAGCAGGAAGAGCAGGAGCAGGCGAAGCAACAGGCGAAAGAACAAAAAAGCCAGCCGAAAGAAAAAAGTTTCTTTGATAGCGCCGCGGTAAAACAGGTAGAGCGTACTGCAGCTTCTGTTATTACACGCAGTTTGTTAGGTGCGCTTGGTCTTGGCGGCAGAAGCAGTAGCAGAAAGAAAAGTCTGTGGTAA
- a CDS encoding tetratricopeptide repeat protein, with the protein MKSFLLVLLAAILLSSTYIYNNTTQNKISNAKALQNVAYKKRLSFSCSPNLAAIDFDDSTTVIPLLEGWGDYRMPVTEANDSAKIYFEQGINMYYGFHIIESLASFEKATQFDNNFAMGYWGKALAYGPNINDLGYAASPDALTAMHKAKELYNNCTPVEKALIDAMQVRYSADTTQAREVLNQYYADAMKKVHAQFPESADAATLYADALMVQHPWDFYDHEGKAKAWTPEIVNTLEKILKTNPKHPGAAHYYIHAVEASDHPERGLAVAKELPSLMPGVAHLVHMPSHIYIRSGYYKEGVDVNVAAVKSYYNYLGQYAPVVNNSVLYIVHNLHMQATCANMDGRYADALKFSNDCRNSSDSSFLDFGGYLGAYAQYIYMTPVFTMIRFGKWDDILSLPAISEKHVYANLIWHYARGLALARKQQTDRAENELAMLRRDMNDPQLLEHPTAFNPAIAGAGVAEKVLEGVIAEENGHLDISIELLTVAMGKEDNMLYNEPKDWVHPVRQYLGNVLLRSGALSDAEKAFREDLKQNPNNGWSLTGLATALIMQGNTNESLKAQRQAKEAFARADTKITAAVF; encoded by the coding sequence ATGAAATCTTTTCTGCTTGTGTTGCTTGCCGCCATATTGCTGTCATCAACATATATCTATAACAATACAACACAAAATAAGATCAGTAACGCAAAAGCATTACAAAATGTAGCTTACAAAAAAAGATTGTCTTTTAGTTGCAGTCCAAACCTTGCTGCCATTGATTTCGATGATTCAACAACTGTTATTCCATTGCTGGAAGGATGGGGCGATTACCGCATGCCTGTAACCGAAGCCAATGACAGCGCTAAAATATATTTTGAACAAGGCATCAATATGTATTATGGATTTCACATTATTGAATCACTGGCATCTTTTGAAAAAGCTACACAGTTTGATAACAATTTTGCAATGGGTTACTGGGGCAAAGCCTTGGCTTATGGACCCAACATAAATGATCTTGGTTATGCTGCATCGCCTGATGCACTAACGGCCATGCATAAAGCAAAAGAATTATACAATAATTGTACGCCGGTAGAAAAAGCTTTGATAGATGCGATGCAGGTAAGGTATTCAGCAGACACAACACAGGCACGTGAAGTACTAAATCAATATTATGCAGATGCGATGAAAAAAGTGCATGCGCAATTTCCTGAAAGTGCTGATGCCGCTACGTTATATGCAGATGCATTAATGGTGCAGCATCCCTGGGATTTTTATGATCATGAAGGCAAAGCAAAAGCATGGACCCCCGAAATTGTAAATACACTGGAAAAAATTTTAAAAACAAATCCAAAACATCCAGGTGCGGCGCATTATTATATTCATGCTGTTGAAGCATCCGATCATCCGGAAAGAGGCCTTGCTGTTGCAAAAGAATTGCCTTCACTAATGCCTGGTGTAGCGCACCTGGTGCACATGCCATCACATATTTATATACGCTCTGGCTATTACAAAGAAGGCGTTGATGTAAATGTAGCAGCCGTAAAAAGTTATTACAATTACCTTGGCCAATATGCGCCTGTTGTTAATAATAGCGTGCTCTATATTGTACACAATCTTCACATGCAGGCTACCTGTGCAAACATGGATGGCCGTTATGCGGATGCTTTGAAATTTTCCAATGATTGCAGGAATAGTTCCGATAGCAGTTTTCTTGATTTTGGCGGTTACCTTGGCGCATATGCGCAGTATATTTATATGACGCCTGTTTTTACAATGATACGTTTTGGAAAATGGGATGATATTCTTAGTCTCCCTGCTATTTCTGAAAAACACGTGTATGCAAATCTTATATGGCATTATGCACGTGGACTTGCACTGGCAAGAAAACAACAAACAGACAGGGCAGAAAATGAGTTAGCAATGTTGCGCAGGGATATGAACGATCCGCAGTTGCTGGAACATCCAACAGCATTTAACCCTGCTATTGCCGGTGCAGGCGTTGCAGAAAAAGTATTGGAAGGCGTAATTGCTGAAGAAAACGGGCACTTAGACATATCCATAGAATTATTAACTGTTGCCATGGGCAAAGAAGATAATATGCTTTACAACGAGCCAAAGGACTGGGTGCACCCGGTGCGGCAATACCTGGGTAATGTGTTACTAAGATCAGGCGCACTTAGTGATGCAGAAAAAGCTTTCAGGGAAGACCTGAAACAAAACCCCAATAATGGCTGGTCGCTTACCGGGCTTGCAACAGCATTAATTATGCAAGGCAATACCAATGAAAGTTTGAAAGCACAACGACAAGCTAAAGAAGCTTTTGCAAGAGCAGATACAAAAATAACTGCAGCAGTGTTTTAG
- a CDS encoding SusC/RagA family TonB-linked outer membrane protein has product MNFKRLFMMLALPLVLVSLPALAQDKVVTGMVTDLKDGKPIAGASVLVKGTNIGTQTKADGSFSLNAPSNATTIVISYVGYTTQELLIGSGGMNVSLVQSASTLNDVVVVAYGTRKKGDLTGSVTSVTAKDFQKGVNNSSEQLLQGKVAGLQVTSGGGSAGGGSKIRIRGGASLNASNDPLIVIDGVPVESNGLPGSANLLNTINPNDIESMSVLKDASATALYGSRASNGVIIITTKKGAKGKVKFNFNTTTSAGVVGKTVGVLNAGQIRTIINNDAAATGINTYKDLLGDANTNWQDQIYQTAMGYDNNISASGSIGNLPFRASLGYLNQDGILKTNNFKRLTSSLSLTPKFFDDHLAVNLVVKGSQTKNVFADEGAIGSAIYFDPTQPVYDQKNEGYYYGGYFEWRQLNHQGVFDSAIDLANRNPLGLLNLRNNTSTVNRLIGNIQLDYKLHFFPDLHVMVNLGLDDAKGSGNDNIDSVSATNYKTGGRKTYYQQKKQNTLADVSLFYAKELKSLNTKFDLLVGHSYQDFVTDVFNYPSFSYRPIADFNHPEKKDTIAGTEQTFYTDKPEYRLESYLSRLNVTIANKFLLTASIRRDASSKFSKDNRVGYFPAFAGAWKLKEEFFKNTTIVSDLKLRLGWGVTGQQDGIGYYSYLPRYTRSFNTGAQYQFGDAFYSYLRPEGYDANLKWETTTTSNIGLDFGFLNNRISGSLDFYKKKTKDLLSQVPVAPGANFVNLLTINVGNMEVKGFEFTLNTTPVKGPNLSWDLGFNISYNKSTITNLLQNQDPNFKGIDVSGIGGGTGNNIGKFAVGYAPYIFNVYKQVYDKQTGKPIEGLYEDINRDGIINDDDRYYYKKPAPDVILGINTQVNYKQFSLGLSAHAYLGNYMYNNFNSGATLRSIKNPINFIGNTGVNYLETGFSNAQFLSDYYVENASFLRLDNINLGYNVGKIFNNKASLRIAGSIQNVFVISKYSGLDPENASDTGVDGNIYPRPHTYSLGLNLDF; this is encoded by the coding sequence ATGAACTTTAAACGATTGTTTATGATGCTTGCGCTTCCGCTGGTATTGGTAAGCCTACCGGCTTTAGCGCAGGATAAAGTTGTAACCGGAATGGTTACGGATCTGAAAGATGGAAAGCCCATCGCAGGTGCATCAGTGCTGGTGAAAGGAACCAATATAGGTACCCAAACCAAAGCAGATGGATCGTTTTCATTAAATGCGCCTTCCAATGCAACAACGATTGTTATATCGTATGTTGGCTACACCACACAGGAATTATTAATAGGCAGCGGCGGTATGAATGTATCTCTGGTACAATCTGCAAGTACCCTCAATGATGTTGTTGTGGTAGCCTACGGAACAAGGAAGAAAGGAGATCTTACAGGATCTGTAACATCTGTTACCGCAAAAGACTTTCAGAAAGGTGTAAACAATTCATCAGAGCAACTGTTGCAGGGTAAAGTTGCAGGTTTACAGGTTACTTCAGGCGGTGGTTCTGCAGGTGGTGGCAGTAAAATTCGCATTCGTGGTGGTGCATCATTAAATGCAAGTAATGATCCTTTGATTGTTATTGATGGAGTGCCTGTTGAAAGTAATGGCCTTCCAGGTTCTGCTAATCTTTTGAATACAATTAACCCTAATGATATAGAGTCAATGAGTGTATTGAAAGATGCCTCTGCAACTGCATTGTATGGCTCAAGGGCTTCTAATGGAGTTATAATAATTACAACTAAAAAAGGCGCAAAAGGCAAAGTGAAGTTTAATTTTAATACAACCACATCCGCCGGTGTTGTAGGCAAAACTGTAGGTGTACTAAATGCTGGCCAGATTAGAACAATTATCAATAATGATGCTGCTGCAACCGGTATTAACACTTATAAAGATCTTCTTGGAGATGCCAATACAAACTGGCAGGACCAAATCTATCAGACTGCAATGGGATATGATAACAATATTAGCGCAAGTGGAAGTATTGGTAATTTGCCATTTAGGGCTTCACTTGGTTATCTGAACCAGGATGGTATTTTAAAGACAAATAATTTCAAAAGACTTACATCATCGTTAAGCCTTACGCCCAAGTTTTTTGATGACCATTTAGCAGTCAACCTTGTTGTTAAAGGCAGCCAAACAAAAAACGTTTTTGCCGATGAAGGTGCTATAGGATCAGCTATTTATTTTGATCCAACACAACCGGTTTATGATCAAAAAAATGAGGGCTATTATTATGGTGGTTATTTTGAATGGCGACAATTAAATCATCAAGGAGTTTTTGATAGTGCAATAGATCTTGCCAACCGTAATCCTCTTGGATTGTTAAACTTAAGGAACAATACTTCTACTGTGAATAGGCTTATTGGAAATATCCAACTTGATTATAAATTACATTTTTTTCCAGACTTGCACGTGATGGTTAATTTAGGACTTGATGATGCAAAAGGATCAGGTAATGATAATATTGACTCCGTTTCGGCCACAAATTATAAAACAGGTGGAAGAAAGACCTATTATCAACAAAAGAAGCAAAATACCTTAGCTGATGTTTCTTTATTCTACGCCAAGGAATTAAAAAGCCTAAATACTAAATTTGATTTATTGGTAGGGCATAGTTACCAGGATTTTGTGACTGATGTTTTTAATTATCCGTCATTTAGCTACAGACCAATTGCAGATTTTAATCACCCAGAAAAGAAAGATACGATTGCAGGTACGGAACAGACATTTTATACAGACAAACCAGAATACAGACTTGAATCTTATTTATCAAGGTTGAATGTAACAATTGCAAATAAGTTCCTGCTTACTGCTTCAATAAGAAGAGATGCCAGTTCTAAGTTTTCAAAAGATAACCGCGTAGGTTATTTCCCTGCTTTTGCCGGAGCCTGGAAACTGAAAGAGGAATTCTTCAAAAACACAACTATCGTAAGTGACCTTAAATTACGTTTGGGTTGGGGTGTTACAGGTCAGCAGGACGGTATTGGTTATTATTCTTATTTACCAAGATATACACGAAGCTTTAATACCGGTGCACAGTATCAGTTTGGAGATGCTTTTTACAGCTATCTGCGTCCTGAAGGATATGATGCTAACCTGAAATGGGAAACAACTACAACCTCTAATATTGGTTTAGACTTCGGATTTTTAAATAACCGTATATCAGGTTCTTTGGATTTCTACAAGAAAAAAACGAAAGACCTTTTAAGCCAGGTGCCAGTTGCGCCAGGTGCCAATTTTGTGAACCTGCTTACTATTAATGTAGGTAACATGGAAGTGAAAGGGTTTGAATTTACTTTAAATACAACACCTGTAAAAGGTCCGAATCTTTCATGGGATTTAGGCTTTAATATCAGTTATAATAAATCTACCATCACAAACCTGCTGCAAAATCAGGACCCTAATTTTAAGGGTATTGATGTAAGCGGAATAGGTGGTGGTACAGGTAACAATATAGGCAAGTTTGCAGTTGGGTATGCACCTTATATATTTAATGTTTACAAACAGGTATACGATAAACAAACAGGTAAACCAATTGAAGGTTTGTATGAAGATATAAACAGGGATGGAATTATAAATGATGATGACCGGTATTACTATAAGAAACCTGCTCCTGATGTGATACTTGGTATTAACACACAGGTAAATTACAAACAATTTAGCCTTGGACTTTCTGCACATGCATATTTAGGAAATTACATGTATAATAATTTCAATTCAGGTGCTACACTACGATCTATAAAAAATCCTATCAATTTTATTGGAAATACTGGTGTTAATTATTTAGAAACAGGGTTTTCAAATGCACAGTTTCTTTCTGATTATTATGTGGAGAATGCTTCTTTCTTAAGGTTAGACAATATCAACCTGGGATATAATGTAGGTAAGATATTTAATAACAAAGCAAGCTTAAGAATTGCGGGCAGTATTCAGAATGTTTTTGTTATATCAAAATACTCAGGTCTGGATCCTGAAAACGCAAGTGATACAGGTGTAGATGGAAATATTTACCCGCGTCCGCATACTTATTCTCTCGGACTAAATCTTGATTTTTAG